In a single window of the Blattabacterium cuenoti genome:
- a CDS encoding DUF3341 domain-containing protein: MNIYVHALYNNDNTLISSIKIIQYHNYNIHEVYSPFPIHNLSEVLKLKKTNLSFLSFIYGFLGFCIACVLTWYMMIWDWPQNIGGKPSFSWIRNIPSFIPVIFELSIFFSAHFMCITYLIQCRLFPGRMPKNPDPRTTDNIFLIEIHTERNIDKLVNLLKENGAMEVIIKKR, encoded by the coding sequence ATGAATATATATGTACATGCATTATATAATAATGATAATACGCTAATAAGTAGTATAAAAATTATACAATATCATAATTATAACATACATGAAGTTTATTCTCCTTTTCCAATTCATAATTTGAGTGAAGTGTTAAAATTAAAAAAAACGAATTTATCTTTTTTATCTTTTATATATGGATTTTTAGGTTTTTGCATAGCTTGTGTATTAACTTGGTATATGATGATTTGGGATTGGCCTCAAAATATTGGAGGAAAACCCTCTTTTTCTTGGATTAGAAATATTCCTTCTTTTATTCCTGTTATATTTGAGTTATCAATTTTTTTTTCTGCACATTTTATGTGTATTACTTACCTTATTCAGTGTAGATTATTTCCAGGACGTATGCCTAAAAATCCAGATCCAAGAACTACTGATAACATTTTTTTAATAGAAATTCATACTGAAAGAAATATTGATAAATTAGTGAATTTATTAAAAGAAAATGGAGCTATGGAAGTTATAATAAAAAAACGATAG
- a CDS encoding c-type cytochrome: protein MNRYFYEIIMILDIIFLVFLESCWFDKTKPNVVYMPDMYYSEAYEPYSDPYSNYKNKKNKRIKIPLFSKYKTSSLLPVEGTVSRTNSFYNFIDIKNKGFNYSKNIIQNPLYRNHEKKEIMIKKGEKLYQINCSICHGKNGDGQGELVKNEKILGVPSYKDRDLSLGSIYYVITYGKNNMNSYASQLNETDRWRVSEYVMFIKNK from the coding sequence ATGAATAGATATTTTTACGAAATCATTATGATTCTAGATATCATTTTTTTAGTATTTTTAGAATCTTGTTGGTTTGATAAAACTAAACCTAATGTAGTGTATATGCCAGATATGTATTATTCAGAAGCATATGAACCCTATTCAGATCCTTATTCAAATTACAAGAATAAAAAAAATAAAAGAATTAAAATCCCTTTATTTTCAAAATACAAGACTTCTTCATTGTTACCTGTAGAAGGTACGGTCTCTAGAACTAATTCATTTTATAATTTTATAGATATTAAAAATAAAGGATTTAATTATTCAAAAAATATAATTCAAAATCCACTATATAGAAATCATGAAAAAAAAGAAATTATGATAAAAAAAGGAGAAAAATTATATCAAATCAACTGTTCTATATGTCACGGTAAAAATGGAGATGGACAAGGAGAATTAGTCAAAAACGAAAAAATTTTGGGTGTACCTAGTTATAAAGACAGAGACCTTAGTCTTGGAAGTATTTATTATGTTATTACATATGGAAAAAATAATATGAACTCTTATGCTTCACAATTAAACGAAACAGATAGATGGAGAGTATCAGAATATGTTATGTTTATAAAAAACAAATAA
- a CDS encoding potassium channel family protein — MKIIIIGLGNFGRSLALNLTDNGHEVFGIDHKMEKVDLLKDHIANVVCMDANNESAYKVLPIQQADLGIVAIGENEGSSIVTTAILKKYKHLRIVSRSLSKIHDTILEAMGINDVIHPEQDAAFRLTKQISFNYALDYFRVDNKHSIAEVFSPSSFSGKSVKSLKLTQKYSVSLITVIRDINNPKSSKGTPTRKVIGLVTGDTVLQKGDILTLFGSNRSIMNFVKDKNNNHN, encoded by the coding sequence ATGAAAATTATAATTATTGGTTTAGGAAATTTTGGAAGATCTTTAGCTCTTAATTTAACAGATAATGGACACGAGGTTTTTGGTATAGATCATAAAATGGAAAAAGTAGATTTATTAAAAGATCATATAGCCAATGTAGTATGTATGGATGCAAATAATGAATCTGCTTATAAGGTGTTACCTATACAACAAGCAGATTTAGGAATTGTAGCCATTGGAGAAAATGAAGGATCATCAATAGTAACAACAGCTATACTGAAAAAATATAAGCATTTGAGAATCGTAAGTAGATCTTTATCTAAGATACATGATACAATATTAGAAGCTATGGGAATTAATGACGTGATTCATCCAGAACAAGATGCCGCCTTTCGATTGACTAAACAAATATCTTTTAATTATGCTTTAGATTATTTTAGAGTAGATAATAAGCATTCTATAGCAGAAGTTTTTTCTCCATCTTCTTTTAGTGGAAAATCTGTTAAAAGTTTAAAGTTAACACAAAAATATTCTGTCTCTTTAATCACTGTAATACGAGATATAAATAATCCAAAGTCCTCCAAGGGTACTCCTACAAGAAAAGTCATAGGATTAGTTACAGGAGATACTGTTTTACAAAAGGGAGATATATTAACTCTTTTTGGATCTAACAGATCTATCATGAACTTTGTAAAAGATAAAAATAATAATCATAATTAA
- a CDS encoding TrkH family potassium uptake protein encodes MIQIRLRNFLDITAPIIFFYIIISLGWKTFRFFNVEILLGIVFIISIIHFFILFDKNIEKGYKSMIFLSFFILVLALIFPIIKILFCYKDINAKDIKISTLISLILYVLIRVTYFMRIVYVKIHNPIFIFITSFVFLSFLGSILLMLPASTIKKISFIDALFTSTSAVCVTGLVVLDTAKDFTYLGKIFILILIELGGLGILTITSFFSYFFRDGFSFKEAIFISNFLNTKTTSNVLSLAVKVVMFTLSIEFIGALLIYFSVKEKNTIESDGILFFSIFHSISAFCNSGFSTLSQGLYSPSVRFNYLLQLIIACLLILGGIGFNILFNFFTYMWLTIKKYFFKIFKYEDFRRPAHVVTLNTQIVILTTFFLLFFGTVFYYISEYNFSLSEHSSFYGKWIVSFFSSATSRTAGFHVLNMNSLAPATIFFTIFLMWIGASPASTGGGIKTSTFALALMNIISLSRGKNRLEIQRREISSESIRLSFSIIMLSIIIIYISILIIIFLDPKEDILSISFEVFSAFSTAGLSLGITSNLSNGSKLILIFLMLLGRIGVFNVMIGLLRKNKIGSHHYYRYPKGNILIN; translated from the coding sequence ATGATCCAAATTAGATTACGAAATTTTTTGGATATAACTGCTCCAATTATATTTTTTTATATAATTATCTCTTTAGGATGGAAAACTTTTCGATTTTTTAATGTAGAAATTCTTTTAGGAATTGTATTTATAATAAGTATTATACACTTTTTTATTCTTTTTGATAAAAATATTGAAAAAGGTTATAAATCCATGATTTTTTTATCATTTTTTATATTGGTGCTTGCTCTTATTTTTCCTATTATAAAAATTTTATTCTGTTATAAAGATATAAATGCAAAAGATATAAAAATATCTACACTTATTAGTTTAATTCTATATGTACTAATTCGTGTTACATATTTTATGCGAATAGTATATGTTAAAATTCACAATCCTATTTTCATATTTATTACAAGTTTTGTTTTTTTATCTTTTTTGGGATCTATTTTATTAATGCTTCCTGCATCTACAATAAAAAAAATATCATTTATAGACGCTTTATTTACTTCTACTAGTGCGGTATGTGTAACCGGATTAGTAGTGTTAGATACAGCTAAAGATTTTACCTATTTAGGAAAAATTTTTATACTGATATTAATAGAATTAGGAGGATTAGGTATTTTAACTATAACTTCTTTTTTTAGTTACTTTTTTAGAGATGGATTTTCTTTTAAGGAAGCCATTTTTATTAGTAATTTTTTAAACACAAAAACAACAAGTAATGTTCTTAGTTTAGCTGTAAAAGTAGTCATGTTTACTTTATCAATAGAATTTATTGGTGCTTTATTAATTTATTTTTCTGTTAAAGAAAAAAATACAATAGAATCTGATGGTATTTTATTTTTTTCTATTTTTCATTCTATATCCGCTTTTTGTAATAGCGGATTTTCTACCTTAAGTCAAGGACTATATTCACCATCAGTGAGATTTAATTATCTATTGCAACTAATTATTGCTTGTTTATTAATATTAGGAGGAATAGGTTTTAATATTTTATTCAATTTTTTTACATATATGTGGTTAACTATAAAAAAGTATTTTTTTAAAATTTTTAAATATGAAGATTTTAGACGTCCTGCACATGTAGTAACTTTAAATACACAAATTGTTATTTTAACAACTTTTTTTTTGCTTTTTTTTGGAACCGTTTTTTATTATATAAGTGAATATAATTTTTCTCTTTCAGAACATTCTTCTTTTTATGGAAAATGGATAGTTTCGTTTTTCTCTTCAGCTACATCTAGAACTGCAGGTTTTCATGTATTAAACATGAATAGTCTAGCTCCAGCTACTATTTTTTTTACTATTTTTTTAATGTGGATAGGTGCCTCTCCAGCTTCTACTGGTGGAGGAATAAAAACAAGTACTTTTGCATTAGCATTAATGAATATTATTTCTTTATCTAGAGGAAAAAATAGATTAGAAATACAAAGAAGAGAAATATCTTCAGAATCCATTAGGTTATCTTTTTCAATTATCATGTTGTCTATAATAATAATATACATAAGTATTTTAATAATAATTTTTTTAGATCCAAAAGAAGATATTTTATCTATTTCTTTTGAAGTTTTTTCCGCTTTTTCTACAGCAGGATTATCTTTAGGTATTACTTCTAATTTATCAAACGGAAGTAAATTAATTTTAATATTTTTAATGTTGTTAGGAAGAATAGGAGTTTTCAATGTTATGATCGGTTTATTAAGAAAAAACAAAATTGGCTCTCATCATTATTACAGATATCCTAAAGGAAATATTCTTATTAATTAA
- the tsaB gene encoding tRNA (adenosine(37)-N6)-threonylcarbamoyltransferase complex dimerization subunit type 1 TsaB has product MSLILNLETSTKNCSVSIAKNGRCLASVEECSEKYFHEEKLHIFIQYAISISGIHIQDLKSICVSKGPGSYTSLRIGASAARGLCYVLNIPLLSIDTLTIMSYKINIKKGFLIPMIHAKSDFFYTSLFNESKERLNPISIKKLDENFFNFLLKFKNKKISFIGNIPDNKLFFHNRKKEFICKTPSAMDMALLSYKKFCKKEFNDIKKFIPFYL; this is encoded by the coding sequence ATGTCTTTAATTCTAAATTTAGAAACTTCTACCAAAAATTGTTCAGTTAGTATTGCTAAAAATGGAAGATGTTTAGCTTCTGTAGAAGAATGTTCTGAAAAATATTTTCATGAAGAAAAATTACATATATTTATACAATATGCTATAAGCATTTCCGGAATTCATATTCAGGATTTAAAATCTATATGTGTTAGCAAAGGACCAGGATCTTATACTTCTTTGAGAATAGGTGCATCGGCTGCTAGAGGACTATGTTATGTTTTAAATATTCCTTTGCTATCTATAGATACACTAACTATAATGAGTTATAAAATAAATATAAAAAAAGGATTTTTGATTCCCATGATACATGCTAAATCAGATTTTTTTTATACTTCATTATTTAACGAATCAAAAGAAAGACTGAATCCTATTAGTATAAAAAAATTGGATGAAAATTTTTTCAATTTTTTATTAAAATTCAAGAATAAAAAAATCTCCTTTATAGGAAACATTCCTGATAATAAATTATTTTTCCATAATAGAAAAAAAGAATTTATATGTAAAACACCATCTGCGATGGATATGGCCCTTCTTTCTTACAAAAAATTTTGTAAAAAAGAATTTAATGATATAAAAAAATTTATACCTTTTTATTTATAA
- the nadE gene encoding NAD(+) synthase: protein MMKTEKVMKYIVFWLKEYIKKSKANGFIIGISGGIDSSVTSFLVAMTKFPTIVLEMPILEKKKNLLPIKHAKFLIKRFSNVFYLKKDLSTLFKTFCDITTNDIENSKLSLALANVKSRVRMLTLYYYANVKDYLVVGTGNKVEDFGVGFFTKYGDGGVDIHPIADLNKSEIRFLAKKLNIIDEIQKAKPTDGLWEDQRSDEDQLGATYEELEWAMEIMKKKDYTFSKIEDKILKKYKILHDKNIHKMNPIPLCKIPNEIKI, encoded by the coding sequence ATGATGAAAACAGAAAAAGTAATGAAATATATTGTTTTTTGGTTAAAAGAATATATTAAAAAATCTAAAGCGAATGGCTTTATTATTGGAATATCTGGAGGAATTGATTCTTCAGTAACATCTTTTTTGGTAGCTATGACTAAATTTCCTACTATAGTATTAGAAATGCCTATTCTAGAAAAAAAAAAAAATTTGTTACCTATAAAACATGCAAAATTCTTGATCAAAAGATTTTCAAATGTTTTTTATTTAAAAAAAGATTTATCTACTTTATTCAAAACTTTTTGCGATATCACTACTAATGATATTGAAAATTCTAAACTTTCTTTGGCATTAGCTAATGTTAAATCTCGTGTTCGTATGTTAACTTTATACTATTATGCTAACGTGAAAGATTATCTTGTTGTTGGAACTGGAAATAAAGTGGAAGATTTTGGTGTAGGTTTTTTTACAAAATATGGAGATGGAGGGGTGGATATCCATCCTATTGCTGATTTAAACAAAAGTGAAATACGTTTTTTAGCTAAAAAATTAAATATCATTGATGAAATTCAAAAAGCAAAACCAACTGATGGACTTTGGGAAGATCAAAGATCAGATGAAGATCAGTTAGGTGCCACTTATGAGGAGCTAGAATGGGCTATGGAAATTATGAAAAAAAAAGATTATACTTTTTCTAAAATAGAAGATAAAATTTTAAAAAAATATAAAATCTTACATGATAAAAATATACATAAAATGAATCCTATTCCTCTATGCAAGATTCCTAATGAAATAAAAATATGA
- the folE gene encoding GTP cyclohydrolase I FolE: MMEGKHKKILKEEKLTQKSNFILNHSINTDHTDGPLHKEACFISDEEKIEKIKKHFFQIMKILGLDMNDDSLRKTPKRVAKMFIQEIFNGLNPKNRPNLSIFENKYKYNQMLIEKNITVYSTCEHHFLPIVGKAHVGYISNGKVVGLSKINRIVNFYAKRPQVQERLTIQIVQSLQKILDTKDVACVIEAKHLCVNSRGIKDIDSSTITTELIGSFKNNSEIRREFLHHIGIS, translated from the coding sequence ATGATGGAAGGAAAACATAAAAAAATTTTAAAAGAAGAAAAATTGACTCAAAAATCTAATTTTATTTTAAATCATTCAATCAATACAGACCATACAGATGGGCCTTTGCATAAGGAAGCTTGTTTTATTAGTGATGAAGAAAAGATTGAAAAAATCAAAAAACACTTTTTTCAGATTATGAAAATTTTAGGTTTAGATATGAATGACGATAGTTTACGTAAAACACCTAAACGGGTAGCAAAAATGTTTATACAAGAGATATTCAATGGTTTGAATCCAAAAAATAGACCTAATCTTTCCATTTTTGAAAATAAATATAAATATAACCAAATGTTAATAGAAAAAAATATAACAGTTTATTCTACTTGTGAACATCATTTTCTTCCTATTGTGGGAAAAGCTCATGTAGGTTATATTTCTAATGGAAAAGTTGTAGGTCTTTCCAAAATCAATAGAATTGTAAATTTTTACGCAAAAAGACCACAAGTTCAAGAACGTTTAACTATACAAATTGTTCAATCTTTACAAAAAATATTAGATACAAAAGATGTTGCTTGTGTTATAGAGGCAAAACATTTATGTGTAAATTCTCGTGGAATCAAGGATATAGATAGTAGTACTATTACTACTGAATTAATAGGATCTTTCAAAAATAATTCAGAAATCAGAAGAGAGTTTTTACATCATATTGGAATTTCTTAA
- the cysS gene encoding cysteine--tRNA ligase, translating into MDNKNYQKKNRNDLKIYNSLTEKKEFFKPIHKEYVGIYVCGPTVYNHLHLGNCRTFISFDIVFRYLKHLGYKVRYVRNITDVGHLENEDYDVEDKIYKKSRIEGLEPMEIVQKYTLSFHDLLNMLNVLPPSIEPTATGHIIEQIDMIQVLMKKKLAYEINGSVYFDLQKYIKLYPYGVISKNKIDKLFHKKLKFSEEKRGFQDFSLWKKACSSHIMNWNSPWGKGFPGWHIECTTMSTKYLGETFDIHGGGIDLKFPHHECELAQAIGIYNKKYLAHYWMHTNMLTLNGKKMSKSTGNFLELKDVIHKKVCENTFFPSIFRFFIIQSHYRNVIDFSNKGLVDAEKGYHRIMRAMSVLKNFEPEASKDILKNYFNVYHWIDICYEAINDDFNIPLLISHLFQAVRIINNNYLHKIEKSHVNLLKEYMVYFVFDILGIQEVNSYEKSYIKLKILVNRLIQFHTEARKQRNWIVSDRIRKELSYIGILLHDKKL; encoded by the coding sequence ATGGATAATAAAAATTATCAAAAAAAAAATAGAAATGATCTAAAAATATATAATTCTTTAACAGAAAAAAAAGAATTTTTTAAGCCTATTCATAAGGAATATGTTGGAATTTATGTATGTGGGCCCACGGTTTATAACCATTTACATTTGGGAAATTGTAGAACTTTTATATCATTTGATATTGTTTTTCGTTATTTAAAACACTTAGGTTATAAAGTTCGTTATGTCAGAAATATTACGGATGTCGGACATTTAGAAAATGAAGATTATGATGTAGAGGACAAAATTTATAAAAAATCTCGTATAGAAGGTCTTGAACCTATGGAAATAGTTCAAAAATATACTTTATCGTTTCACGATTTATTAAATATGTTAAATGTCCTACCTCCAAGTATAGAACCTACAGCAACAGGCCATATTATAGAACAAATAGATATGATTCAGGTATTGATGAAAAAAAAATTGGCATACGAGATCAATGGATCTGTGTATTTTGATTTACAAAAATATATCAAACTATATCCTTACGGTGTTATTAGTAAAAATAAAATTGATAAACTTTTTCATAAAAAATTAAAATTTTCAGAGGAAAAACGTGGATTTCAAGATTTTTCTCTTTGGAAAAAAGCTTGTTCGAGTCATATTATGAATTGGAATTCTCCATGGGGAAAAGGATTTCCAGGTTGGCATATAGAATGCACTACTATGAGTACAAAATATTTAGGCGAAACTTTTGATATACATGGGGGTGGAATAGATTTAAAATTTCCTCATCATGAATGCGAGTTAGCACAAGCTATAGGTATTTATAATAAAAAATATCTTGCACATTATTGGATGCATACTAATATGCTAACTTTAAACGGAAAGAAGATGAGTAAATCTACGGGAAATTTTTTAGAATTGAAAGACGTAATTCACAAAAAGGTTTGTGAAAATACTTTTTTTCCTAGTATTTTTCGATTTTTTATTATACAATCCCATTATAGAAATGTTATAGATTTTTCCAATAAAGGACTTGTGGATGCAGAAAAAGGATATCATCGCATAATGAGAGCCATGAGTGTATTAAAAAATTTTGAACCTGAAGCATCAAAAGATATATTAAAAAATTATTTTAATGTCTATCATTGGATAGACATTTGTTATGAAGCTATTAATGATGATTTTAATATTCCTTTATTAATTAGTCATCTATTTCAAGCTGTCCGTATTATTAATAACAATTATCTTCATAAGATAGAGAAATCTCATGTTAATTTATTAAAGGAATATATGGTTTATTTTGTTTTTGATATATTAGGAATTCAGGAAGTGAATTCTTATGAAAAAAGTTATATAAAATTAAAAATACTCGTAAATAGATTAATCCAATTTCATACAGAGGCAAGAAAACAAAGAAATTGGATTGTATCGGACAGGATTCGTAAAGAACTTTCTTATATAGGCATTTTATTGCATGATAAAAAATTATAA
- a CDS encoding trans-sulfuration enzyme family protein, which produces MKEETQLIQNILSDPLTGAISTPIYQTSTYVQEAPGVHKGFDYTRTNNPTRKILEDLITNLEYGHASLAFSSGLASVDAILKLLKYGDEIVAVDDIYGGTFRLLNLYKKLGINTQFVDTTDAEKTISAISNNTKLVWLESPTNPTLKISDIEYISKKSKNKNPTILVVVDNTFASPAIQNPLKLGSDIVVHSATKYLAGHSDVLAGLITVKDIDLYEKLKYIQNATGGVLSPIDCWLTIRGCQTLYLRIKKQSQNAFQIASFLKNKKNSEIDKIYYPGLSHHKNHFIAVKQQRYFGGIVSFSLKKNTIESAKKVVTSTKLFKLAESLGGTKSLICHPATMTHKSTPSEIRINAGIQDSLIRLSLGIENAEDLIEDLDQAFKSL; this is translated from the coding sequence ATGAAGGAAGAAACTCAACTTATTCAAAACATTTTATCTGATCCCCTTACAGGGGCAATATCTACTCCAATATATCAAACCTCTACTTACGTACAGGAAGCACCCGGGGTTCATAAAGGATTCGATTATACTAGAACTAATAATCCTACAAGAAAAATACTAGAAGATTTAATAACAAATTTGGAATATGGTCACGCTAGTTTAGCTTTTTCTTCTGGATTAGCATCTGTAGATGCCATACTAAAATTATTAAAATATGGAGATGAAATAGTCGCTGTAGATGATATTTATGGAGGAACATTTCGTTTACTAAATTTGTACAAAAAATTAGGGATTAATACCCAATTTGTAGATACAACGGATGCAGAAAAAACTATTTCTGCTATTTCCAATAATACAAAATTAGTTTGGTTGGAATCTCCAACTAATCCTACATTAAAAATTTCCGATATAGAATATATTAGTAAAAAATCTAAAAATAAAAATCCAACTATTTTAGTTGTTGTAGATAATACTTTCGCTTCTCCTGCCATTCAAAATCCTTTAAAATTAGGATCAGATATAGTAGTTCATAGTGCAACAAAATATTTAGCAGGTCATTCAGATGTATTAGCTGGATTAATTACAGTTAAAGATATAGATTTATATGAAAAGTTGAAATATATTCAAAATGCAACTGGTGGCGTTTTATCTCCTATCGATTGTTGGTTAACTATAAGAGGATGCCAAACATTATATTTACGTATAAAAAAACAATCTCAAAATGCATTTCAAATTGCTTCTTTTTTAAAGAATAAAAAAAATTCTGAAATAGATAAAATTTATTATCCTGGATTATCTCATCATAAAAATCATTTTATTGCAGTAAAACAACAACGATATTTCGGAGGTATTGTGTCTTTTAGTCTTAAAAAAAATACAATAGAATCAGCAAAAAAAGTTGTAACTTCTACCAAGTTATTCAAATTAGCAGAAAGTTTAGGAGGAACAAAAAGTTTAATTTGTCATCCAGCAACTATGACTCATAAATCCACTCCTTCAGAAATAAGAATTAATGCAGGAATACAAGATTCTCTTATTCGTTTATCTTTGGGGATAGAAAATGCAGAAGATCTTATAGAAGATCTTGATCAAGCTTTCAAATCATTATAA
- the atpB gene encoding F0F1 ATP synthase subunit A, producing the protein MISKKIIYSLFFFLFFLVESSNTTNTNIRMDKDKKNNKMDIASTIFNHVSDSHEWHIAGTHNHGIIFSLPVILWNDGLEFFSSSKFSCENIVKGKYGYYKMFRGKIYKTNNSGRLYVDSKGIPKNDKPWDFSITKNVISILMSSFLLCYLFIRMKCSYLNHQVKWNLGIVLEFFILFIRDEIAIPNIGNKKYKTFLPFLLTSFFFILINNLMGIIPGFPNVTGNINVTLVLAIMTFIISNINASTSYWKHTFCMPGIPMGIRFLLAPIELIGIFIRPLTLCIRLFANITAGHIIILSFICLIFIFKNFFIAGFSIIFGFFISMLEIMVAFLQAFIFTTLSALLIGMSVKNYDNETH; encoded by the coding sequence ATGATTTCAAAAAAAATAATATATTCATTATTCTTTTTTTTGTTTTTTTTGGTTGAATCTTCTAATACTACTAATACTAATATTAGAATGGATAAGGATAAAAAGAATAATAAAATGGATATAGCTAGTACTATTTTTAATCATGTAAGTGATTCTCATGAATGGCATATTGCAGGAACTCATAATCATGGAATTATTTTTTCTTTGCCAGTTATTTTATGGAACGATGGATTAGAATTTTTTTCTTCATCAAAATTTTCATGTGAAAATATAGTAAAAGGAAAATATGGATATTATAAAATGTTTCGAGGAAAAATATATAAAACTAATAATAGTGGAAGACTATATGTAGATTCGAAAGGAATTCCAAAAAATGATAAACCTTGGGATTTTTCTATTACAAAAAATGTGATATCCATTTTGATGTCCTCTTTTTTGTTATGTTATCTTTTTATAAGAATGAAATGTAGTTATCTAAATCATCAAGTGAAATGGAATTTGGGGATTGTTTTAGAATTTTTCATTTTGTTTATACGGGATGAGATTGCAATTCCTAATATTGGAAATAAAAAATATAAAACTTTTCTTCCTTTTTTATTAACATCTTTTTTCTTTATATTAATTAATAATTTAATGGGTATTATTCCCGGATTTCCAAATGTAACAGGAAACATAAATGTTACATTAGTGTTAGCTATAATGACATTTATTATATCCAATATAAATGCAAGCACGAGTTACTGGAAACATACTTTTTGTATGCCAGGTATTCCAATGGGAATTAGATTCTTATTAGCTCCTATTGAATTGATTGGAATTTTTATTCGTCCATTAACTTTATGTATTCGATTGTTTGCTAATATCACTGCTGGACACATAATTATTTTGAGTTTTATTTGTCTCATTTTTATTTTTAAAAATTTTTTCATAGCTGGTTTTTCTATAATTTTTGGTTTTTTTATTTCTATGTTAGAAATTATGGTTGCTTTTTTACAGGCTTTTATTTTTACAACTTTATCTGCTTTACTTATAGGAATGTCTGTTAAAAATTATGATAATGAAACGCATTAA
- the atpE gene encoding ATP synthase F0 subunit C, which yields MDIDLTYSGLAALGSGLAVIGAGLGIGNIGSSAMNAIARQPEASNKIQNAMIIAAALIEGAALFGIVTTLLAVFK from the coding sequence ATGGATATAGATTTAACTTATTCAGGTTTAGCTGCTTTGGGATCTGGTCTTGCAGTAATAGGGGCTGGATTAGGCATTGGAAATATTGGAAGTTCTGCAATGAATGCTATTGCTAGACAACCTGAAGCTTCAAATAAAATACAAAATGCTATGATTATAGCAGCTGCACTAATTGAAGGAGCCGCGTTATTTGGTATAGTTACTACATTATTAGCTGTATTTAAATGA
- the atpF gene encoding F0F1 ATP synthase subunit B has protein sequence MDLITPSIGLIVWQSIIFIFLIFFLSKFAWKPIMNFIDQREEEIKISIEKADQVKKELKYIEDKKNQILKETRVKRDMILKEAIQIKEKIKSKAREEGMIEKIKIIEETRKNLQKEKEIAISKLKNKIGNISIQIAEKILKKELYQNDKQNKFIKELVEKLS, from the coding sequence ATGGATTTAATTACACCTTCTATTGGATTAATTGTTTGGCAATCAATAATATTTATATTTCTTATTTTTTTTCTTTCAAAATTTGCTTGGAAACCAATCATGAATTTTATTGATCAAAGAGAAGAAGAAATTAAAATATCTATTGAAAAAGCTGATCAAGTGAAAAAAGAGTTAAAATATATAGAAGATAAAAAAAATCAAATTTTAAAGGAAACTCGTGTGAAAAGAGACATGATTTTGAAAGAAGCTATTCAAATAAAAGAAAAAATAAAATCGAAAGCTAGAGAAGAAGGAATGATAGAAAAGATCAAAATTATAGAAGAAACAAGAAAAAATCTTCAAAAAGAAAAAGAAATTGCAATTTCTAAATTAAAAAATAAAATAGGAAATATTTCTATTCAGATAGCAGAAAAAATATTAAAAAAAGAATTATATCAAAACGATAAACAAAATAAATTTATAAAAGAATTAGTAGAAAAATTATCTTAA